The Arachis hypogaea cultivar Tifrunner chromosome 19, arahy.Tifrunner.gnm2.J5K5, whole genome shotgun sequence genome has a window encoding:
- the LOC112775933 gene encoding UPF0481 protein At3g47200 — protein sequence MESTEETRGAIDLRERLEESEKQLTGEGNKVSRPKIQRIPAYMAEKLEFQRYYRTQIISFDPFQQSQGWLYKEAWAAMYLKHTNLKFDDLFRELTGEGGWSLKPMWDKLYDDHGHLYKDNVIVDGCCVLELLEKSDLSVDPEQELKISMDKLVRVHQDLLILDNQLPFQLLRLLCQDQEKLQKCLCNFLQVHGIQTAPKLPGKKTENEEVKVTVDGDDDEDPIHLLDYLRKALLMRDQHTFYKAINHKKMKRGSLHLRKYRIGTIRELKAAGIRVTKDSHNNSMYPSFKDGMLQLPELIVDGSTPHIFLNLVAYEMCPDFRNNFEISSFLVFMSSLIDQPEDVKELRMAGVIINELANDKEVADLFNKMDSILVPETPLFADVRDQIHSHFESKRGRIRMLSWMGEASNTFFRSPWTIIALLAATLGLVLTFIQTWFAIHPKS from the coding sequence ATGGAGTCCACGGAGGAAACCAGGGGGGCAATTGATCTGCGTGAGAGATTAGAAGAATCGGAGAAGCAATTAACTGGAGAAGGTAACAAAGTTTCAAGGCCTAAAATACAACGAATTCCAGCGTACATGGCTGAAAAgcttgagtttcaaagatattacAGGACACAGATCATTTCATTTGATCCGTTTCAACAATCGCAAGGATGGCTGTATAAGGAAGCATGGGCAGCAATGTATCTTAAGCATACTAACCTAAAGTTTGACGATTTATTTAGGGAACTCACTGGGGAGGGCGGATGGTCACTGAAACCGATGTGGGACAAATTATACGATGACCATGGCCACCTGTACAAAGATAATGTGATAGTGGATGGATGTTGTGTGCTAGAATTGCTGGAAAAATCTGACTTGTCAGTTGATCCAGAGCAAGAGCTAAAGATTAGCATGGACAAGCTTGTACGGGTGCACCAGGATCTGCTTATCTTGGACAACCAGCTTCCTTTCCAATTACTCAGGCTCTTGTGTCAGGACCAAGAAAAGCTCCAAAAATGCCTCTGCAACTTCCTCCAAGTCCATGGTATTCAGACAGCACCCAAGCTTCCCGGAAAGAAAACAGAGAATGAAGAAGTGAAGGTAACAGTGGATGGAGATGACGATGAGGACCCCATCCATCTTCTTGATTATCTGAGGAAGGCCCTCTTAATGAGAGACCAACACACATTTTACAAAGCTATCAACcacaagaagatgaagaggggATCCCTGCACCTCAGGAAGTACAGGATTGGGACCATCCGGGAACTCAAGGCAGCTGGGATTCGTGTGACAAAAGATTCCCACAACAACTCGATGTACCCCAGCTTCAAAGATGGAATGCTGCAGCTTCCAGAACTCATAGTGGATGGCTCAACACCTCATATATTCCTCAACCTAGTGGCCTATGAGATGTGTCCTGATTTTCGCAACAACTTCGAGATCAGCTCATTTTTAGTCTTCATGAGCTCTCTCATCGACCAACCGGAGGATGTCAAGGAGCTGAGAATGGCTGGCGTAATTATCAACGAACTTGCCAATGACAAGGAAGTGGCCGACCTGTTTAATAAGATGGACAGCATTCTTGTGCCTGAGACACCATTGTTCGCTGACGTCAGAGACCAAATCCATTCACATTTTGAGTCCAAACGAGGCAGGATCAGGATGCTGTCTTGGATGGGAGAGGCCTCTAACACGTTTTTTCGCTCGCCATGGACCATCATTGCTTTGTTGGCTGCCACACTTGGCCTTGTTCTCACATTCATCCAGACATGGTTTGCTATACACCCTAAATCTTGA